In Flavobacteriales bacterium, the genomic stretch GGTCTCGTGCAGTTTATGATTGCAGTTATCGCAGAACCAGAGCAGACCATCGGTATCCTCTGAATTGCGCTTGCATTCTATGACCAGTCCCAAGCTACCTTCCTCACGCATGGGTGAGTGCGGCACCTTGGCCGGATGCAGATACATATCTCCCGGACCCAATGGGATATCCACGGCCTTTCCATCTTCTTGGATGCGCACCGTAATATTCCCCTCCAACTGATAGAATAACTCCTCGGTCTCATTGTAGTGATAGTCCTTACGGGCATTGGGACCGGCCACGATCATGACGATATAGTCTCCGGATTCCTTGTACAGGTTGCGGTTGCCTACCGGTGGTCTGAGTTCATCACGATGTTCGGCTATCCATTGATCGAGATTGAAAGGTCTACGTATGGCCATGTGAATAGGGTCTAAGAAGTTGAGCCCCTAATATACTCAGCTGGATGGGACAGGCTGAAGGTCCCGGATCGGATAAAAAAGAAAAAACCCATCCCGAAATCTATTCGGGACGGGCTCTTCCAACCATTAAACTAACCAAACTAAATCATCAATTTCTTAGTTCAAAGGCTCAGAGGGTCACGGCAAGCTGGATCCACACTCGGACCTTCTCACCAGAATTCCTTCCTGGCACCCACTTAGGCAGTGCCTGTAATACGTTCAGCGCTTTCTCGTCCCATTCATCGTTCAGTCCTTTGACCATCTCGATGTCTTCGATGCGACCTTGTTCAGAGACTACGAATCCGATTTCGATTGTTTCTCCTTTCTGTGCGCTACCACCATCTTCTACGAGGGGTTTCAGCTTAAGTTTCAAAAAATCCAGAAAATTTTCAGTTCCTGCTTCATATTCGGGCATCTTGTCCACGTAGAAGAAGGCCTGCTTGACCGGATTGAAGGCCGCATACATGCGTTCTGCCAAGCGATTTCCTCTGCTATCGAATCGCTCCCATATTCCGATCTTGTGATTATTGAGATAGTGCCCTTTGCTCTCTAGCTTGCCATTATCATGATAGAACTCGAAATACCCTTGGAATCTCTCTCCGCGCTCATCGGTGGCCTTACCGATCATCT encodes the following:
- a CDS encoding 3-hydroxyanthranilate 3,4-dioxygenase yields the protein MAIRRPFNLDQWIAEHRDELRPPVGNRNLYKESGDYIVMIVAGPNARKDYHYNETEELFYQLEGNITVRIQEDGKAVDIPLGPGDMYLHPAKVPHSPMREEGSLGLVIECKRNSEDTDGLLWFCDNCNHKLHETYFPLTNIEKDFLPRFKEFYGSEELRTCDNCSHTMEVDPRFVESTES